One genomic segment of Gammaproteobacteria bacterium includes these proteins:
- a CDS encoding O-antigen ligase domain-containing protein codes for MNLYWINIVILIAATVIILLPITKLRWAVFAFLVVAQLEMSGRDFASASMVGPENTWKSIVLPTLLLLRTRFWGLKYVQFNGIIKYWVLFVVLVAVSVLWSPFKLSGLKQVGYLYTYSVTFLVFLYVWNHDSKGLLKIVVYSCIVSVIWAIIKTLLVHGSIFDTRVTTFANPQSFALFLVLNLSAIIFMGRREGVKYLKIVIPFVFFGVILTGSRTGFVSLIIFSMASIVFWVYEGKKIGRFAMLSFLMGGLVSVLIFLNSVFGYTINDIAKRHRVLTILQLVDNKGIDQISTGVWRLGMYDHIVQRFLYKHSLREKIFGKGTSSVAEIIVSGEYWYRDYTKNNVDANRLAHNEFLRALYEWGLIGFLVFLSLWVSVFGALRKNIKKYKTYEYRVLVLGFVIVLLFMSVENVLAVSASPAGLAISLLVVLLYHSNRSLNAKP; via the coding sequence ATGAATTTATACTGGATAAATATTGTCATTCTAATAGCTGCAACAGTAATAATTCTTTTGCCCATCACAAAATTGCGGTGGGCCGTATTCGCTTTTCTAGTTGTAGCACAGCTAGAAATGTCTGGGCGAGATTTTGCGTCAGCTTCCATGGTCGGACCAGAAAACACTTGGAAGTCTATAGTGTTGCCTACGTTATTGTTATTGCGAACTAGATTTTGGGGACTTAAATATGTTCAATTTAATGGTATAATCAAGTATTGGGTGTTGTTTGTGGTACTCGTTGCGGTTTCTGTATTGTGGAGTCCTTTTAAATTATCGGGGTTAAAGCAGGTTGGATACCTTTATACATATTCGGTGACATTTCTTGTGTTTTTGTATGTTTGGAATCATGATAGTAAGGGTTTATTGAAAATTGTGGTTTATTCATGTATTGTTTCGGTTATTTGGGCTATCATTAAAACATTATTAGTTCATGGAAGTATTTTTGATACTCGCGTGACTACTTTTGCTAATCCGCAGTCTTTTGCGTTGTTCCTTGTATTGAACTTGAGCGCAATAATATTTATGGGGAGGAGAGAGGGCGTCAAATATTTAAAGATCGTGATTCCATTCGTGTTCTTTGGCGTAATTCTTACGGGAAGTAGGACTGGATTTGTGTCGTTAATAATATTTTCTATGGCGTCTATAGTCTTTTGGGTGTACGAGGGTAAGAAGATTGGACGCTTTGCTATGTTGTCGTTTTTGATGGGTGGATTGGTGTCGGTATTGATATTTTTAAATTCGGTATTTGGGTATACTATCAATGATATTGCTAAAAGACATCGTGTTTTAACAATTTTGCAATTAGTTGACAATAAAGGTATCGATCAAATCTCTACAGGAGTGTGGCGTTTGGGGATGTATGATCATATTGTTCAGAGATTTTTGTATAAGCATAGCTTGCGTGAAAAAATCTTTGGTAAAGGTACTTCTAGCGTAGCAGAGATCATCGTATCTGGTGAATATTGGTATAGGGATTATACGAAGAATAATGTTGATGCTAATAGATTGGCTCATAATGAATTTCTCAGGGCATTATATGAATGGGGATTAATCGGATTTTTGGTTTTCTTGAGCCTTTGGGTTAGTGTGTTTGGGGCCTTAAGAAAAAATATCAAGAAGTATAAAACCTATGAATATCGAGTATTGGTTTTGGGGTTTGTTATAGTTTTGTTGTTCATGAGTGTGGAAAATGTTTTAGCTGTATCTGCTTCTCCTGCGGGTTTGGCTATCTCTTTGTTGGTTGTATTGCTTTACCACTCAAATCGGTCGCTGAATGCCAAGCCATAA